The Exiguobacterium mexicanum genome includes a window with the following:
- a CDS encoding Cof-type HAD-IIB family hydrolase: protein MSYKMIVLDMDDTLLTSDHTISAKTKAALLDVQERGHKVVLASGRPTYAMWDAARELELAKYGSYILSFNGASIINCETNEEIFSSTLLPETVAHLHDISVREEIAIHTYIGNEIVTDQPNPYTDIEGELTGMPVIHVDDFKEAVTTPVVKCLMLGDGDTLAPIETKLQVELEGKLAVARSKPFFLEFTEAGVTKGTSLAFLAEHVGIEQAHVIACGDGNNDLTMIEWAGLGVAMGNANTTVKGKADFITKSNNEDGIAHVIETFMGTVLVDR, encoded by the coding sequence ATGAGTTACAAGATGATTGTTTTAGATATGGACGATACGCTCCTCACGAGCGATCACACGATTTCCGCCAAAACGAAAGCTGCCTTGCTGGATGTACAAGAACGCGGACATAAAGTCGTGCTCGCGAGCGGACGTCCGACGTACGCGATGTGGGACGCAGCTCGAGAGCTCGAGCTCGCCAAATACGGTAGCTATATTCTCTCATTTAACGGTGCCTCAATCATCAACTGTGAGACAAATGAAGAAATCTTCTCAAGTACATTGCTTCCAGAGACGGTCGCCCATCTCCATGATATCAGTGTCCGGGAAGAAATCGCGATTCATACGTACATCGGTAACGAAATCGTAACCGATCAACCGAACCCGTATACCGATATCGAAGGTGAATTGACAGGGATGCCGGTCATCCATGTCGACGACTTCAAAGAAGCGGTCACGACGCCTGTCGTCAAGTGTCTCATGCTCGGTGATGGCGACACGCTTGCCCCGATTGAAACGAAACTGCAAGTCGAACTCGAAGGCAAACTCGCCGTCGCCCGTTCGAAACCGTTCTTCCTCGAATTTACGGAAGCGGGTGTGACGAAAGGGACGAGCCTCGCCTTCTTGGCCGAGCACGTCGGCATCGAGCAAGCCCACGTCATCGCTTGCGGAGACGGGAACAACGACTTGACGATGATTGAATGGGCTGGGCTTGGGGTCGCAATGGGCAACGCCAACACGACGGTCAAAGGCAAAGCCGACTTCATCACGAAATCAAACAATGAAGACGGGATCGCGCACGTTATCGAAACGTTCATGGGAACTGTCCTCGTCGATCGATAA